Part of the Nitrospira sp. genome, CGAGGCGGAGATCAAGAAGGTGCTGCCGAAATTCAATGCCTCTGCAGTCATCGGCGTCTGCATCGACGACTTCCATGTGGATCCGAGCAAGCAGCGCCGGATCTTATCGAACCCGGCCAACATGCCGCACAAAGCGGATATTCAGATCGGACCATTGACCCTCAGTCTTCTGGTCACAGCCATTATGAGTCCTACCGGGGAGTACCTGGGAAATGCGTTGGAGTGGGCCGACGTCACTGAAAAGCGGAAGATGGAGCAACAATCGGCTGCGATCGCCAAGTCTCAGGCGATCATCGAGTTCAACCTCGACGGCACCATCGTCACTGCCAACGATAATTTCCTCAATTGTCTCGGCTACACCCTCGAGGAGATCAAAGGGCAGCATCATCGGATGTTCTGCGATCCGGTCTATGTCAACGGCAGCGAGTATACGGCCCTGTGGGCAAAACTCAATCGCGGCGAGTTCGACTCAGGCGTGTACAGACGCATCGGGAAGGGCGGCAAGGAAATCTGGATTCAAGCCGTCTACAACCCGATTCTGAACGCTGCCGGCAAACCGCAGAAAGTGGTGAAGTTCGCCACCGAAATTACGGAACAAAAGAACAAGGCGGCGGAGTTCGAAGGGAAATTGGCCGCAGTCAGCAAGGCACAAGCTGTCATCGAATTCAACCTCGACGGCACTATCGTCACTGCGAACGACAACTTCTTGGGATGTTTAGGTTATAGCCTGGACGAGATCAAGGGCAAACACCACCGGATGTTCGCTGAACCGGGCTATGCCGCCAGCGGCGAGTATCAGGCCTTCTGGGCGAAACTCAACCGCGGCGAGTTCGATGCCGGCGTGTACAAGCGGATCGGAAAGGGTGGCAAGGAGATCTGGATTCAGGCTTCCTACAACCCCATCTTCGACGCCAGCGGAAAACCGTACAAGGTGGTGAAGTTCGCAACCGATATCACCGCTCAAAAACAGTCGCAGGCCGAAATGGAGAAACTTGTCGCTGAAGCCCAGGCTGTCCTCGGTCGGCTCGCGAGCAACGATCTCACGCAGGAAATGACGAACACCTATCGCGGCGATCTGGACAAGGTCAAGACCAGCATCAATGCCGTGGTGCAAAACCTCAGCCAGACCATCACCACGGTGCGGGAGGCTGTACAAGCCGTGTCGGCCGGCGCCGAGCAGATCACCAAGGGGAACGAAGATCTGTCTCAACGCACGTCGGAACAGGCGAGTGCGCTGGAGGAGACATCGGCCTCGATGGAAGAGATGACCTCGACCGTGAAGCAAAACGCAGACAACGCGAAACAGGCCAATCAATTGGCCATCGCGGCACGCGACATCGCCGACAAGGGCGGATCCGTCACCGTCCGCGCAGTGGAAGCCATGGGCGAGATCAATAAGAGCAGCAAGAAGATCGCGGACATCATCACCGTGATCGACGAGATCGCGTTCCAGACCAATCTGCTGGCCTTGAATGCCGCGGTGGAAGCGGCCAGGGCAGGGGAACATGGTCGCGGATTCGCAGTCGTGGCCGCCGAGGTACGCAACCTCGCACAACGGTCGGCGACGGCCGCGAAGGAGATCAAGGGCTTGATCAACGAATCGATCCAGCGCGTGAACGACGGCAGCGAGTTGGTCAATCAATCCGGCAAGACACTGGAAGAGATCGTCAGCTCGGTTAAACGTGTGACGGACATCATCGCCGAAATCACGGCTGCCTCGCAGGAACAGGCTCAGGGCATCGACCAGGTCAACAAGGCCATCATGCAGATGGACGAGACGACCCAGCAGAACGCGGCGTTGGTAGAGGAAACCACGTCGGCCAGTCAGTCGATGAAGGACCAGGCCAAGGAACTGATGACTCAGATCGAAGTGTTCGTGGTGAACTCGGCAGGAACACAAGCCCCTGCGCGACACACGGGCTCGTCGGTCAAGACGCCGGTCAAGTCGGGTGCCGCCGCCCCGAAACCGGCGCTGAAGAAGCCGGGCTTCTCGTCCAAACCGGGTGACGCCAAGGAGCCCGCCGGGGTTGGAGCCGGAAACGGTCACGACCGCCGAAAGAAGGACGACGACTTCGAAGAATTCTAGGGTTCATGCCGCGGGAGTGGGCAGATTTTGCCCACTCCCGCAGCGCGCCTCACTTCCTCGTGCCTGTACTTCTCCTTCTTTCTCCCGAACCGGGTCCCCCTTAAGAAACAAGTCAGAACGACCGATACAAGATGGTGCGGGTGTGCGCGAGCTGGATCAGCGTGGATAGTCCCGGTTGATACCACCTCTAGCCCAGGGACGGATCATGGACCTAAAAACAATTCTCTGGTACCTCGTCCTCTCCAGCCTGACTGTCGCCTATCTGGTTGTGTTGGCCGGTGTGCGAGCCGCCAAGTCGCACGATGTCTCGCATCATTCACATCGCATGATCGTAGGCTGCACGATCGTCGGGATCTGGCTGGTGGCCTACGTCCTCAAACAAGCGATCTTCGGGCGCGAATCGTTCAAAGGCCCTGACAGCGCCTATTGGAGCGTCTATGTGCCGGTGTTCGTCACGCACATGCTGCTCGCAGTCACGACCATAGGGTTGGGCGCCTACAACCTCTATATGGGCCTCCACCGCCTGCGGTACGGAAGCGTCGGGGCCATGGTGGCCGGCATGACGACCCACCGGCGGATGGGCAATGCACTGGTCTGGACGTTCAGCGGCACGATGGTCACCGCGTATCTCGTCTATTTGATGTTGTTTGTCTGGTACCGGAGCTAACACGATGGATTATGCCATTACGAAGCAGGAGTATGAGCGCATCCGCACCTTGTTGTACGACGAAAGCGGCATCTCACTGGGGGACAGCAAGCAATCCTTAGTGGTGTCCCGTCTCACCAAACGTTTGCGCGACCTCCAAATGGAGGATTTTTCCTCGTACTACGAGTACGTCACCCGGGATGAGAGCGGGGAAGAATTCACGCGGATGCTGGATCTGCTGTCCACGAACAAGACCGACTTTTTCCGCGAACCCAAACATTTCCATTTTCTGCGCGAGCGCATTCTCCCCACGTTGGAACAGGAGAAGCGCATTCGCATCTGGTCTTCCGCCTGCTCGACCGGGGAGGAGCCGTACACCATCGCCATGACGTTGCACGAGGCCGTGAAGAATCCGGCCTTGTGGAACTTTCAGATTCTGGCGTCAGACATCTCCACCCGTGTGTTGGCCCACGCCGCCAAAGGGCTCTATGCCGAAGAGCGTGTGCGCGAAGTTCCGGAAGAGATTGTGAAACGCCATTTCCTCCAGGGACGCGGGGACAGCGCCGGACTGGTCAAGGTGAAGCCGCACCTCTCCGCCATCATCAAGTTTCGCCGTATGAACCTGATGGACGACCGTTTTCCGATCAAAGCGCCGCTGGATCTCATCTTCTGCCGGAATGTGATGATCTATTTCGACCGTCCGACGCAGGAACGGCTGGTCAACAAGTTCTATCACCATCTCAAACCCGGCGGGTATCTCTTCATTGGTCATTCGGAAAGCCTGCAGTGGGTATCCCACCCGTTCAAGACCATCGCGCCGACGATTTACTGGAAGGAAGCCTGACCTGCATGGCTCGTATCGACACCGACACCTTCTCTCACATCCGGCGGATGAACGACAACCGTTTCCCGACCGAGGTCGCCTGTATTCTCCCGGGTGAGTTTTTCGTGAGCCGAGAACCCATGGTGGTCTATACCGTCCTCGGTTCCTGCATCTCAGCCTGTGTCCGGGACCCGATCGCGGGAGTCGGGGGCATGAATCATTTCATGCTCCCGGCACCGAAGGAGCATCAGTCGGGCGATGCCTGGGGAGGGGAATCCACACGCTATGGTTCTTTCGCCATGGAGCAGTTGATCAACGAGATCCTCAAGCGCGGTGGCATGAAACACCGGCTGGAGGTGAAGTTGTTCGGCGCCGGACGGATTTATGACGGCAATATCGATGTCGGGGCCCGGAATACAGAATGGGTCCTGCAGTACCTCAAGACCGAAGGTTACACGCTCGCGAAGAGCGATCTGGGCGACGTGTTCCCGAGAAAGGTCTACTACTTTACCGACTCAGGCCGAGTACTGATGAAAAAACTCGAGCGGGTGAAGAATCGGACGATTGTCGATCGAGAAACCGAATACCAGCATCGGATCGAAGTCGAACCGATTGCACAAGAGAGCAATGTCACACTTTTCTGACATCAGACGACTGGTGGCGGCAGGCGATAGGCCCTCACCATACAACCAGGAGATTCCTCGCCATGGCTAAGATCCGGGTTCTGACGATCGACGATTCTGCGCTGATGCGGCAAGTACTGGCCGAACTGCTTTCCAAGGATCCTGCCATCGAAGTGATCGGCAGCGCGCCGGATCCCTATGTGGCCAGAGAAAAAATCAAAGCGCTCAACCCCGACGTGCTCACGCTGGACGTGGAAATGCCGAAGATGGACGGGCTGACGTTTCTCGAGAAACTCATGCGCGGGCGCCCCATGCCTGTGATTATGGTGAGTTCGCTGACGGAAGCCGGTTGCCAAACCACACTGCGGGCATTGGAACTGGGCGCCGTCGACTTCATTACCAAACCCAAGATCGATCTCCGTGAGGGGATGGACAATCTCGCCGACGATCTGATCGCAAAAGTCAAAGGCGCTGCCACAGCCTGCATTCGGCGGGGAGCCCCGGTGTCCGGCCCGGACGGCGCCCGGCCGGCGGTCTTGAGTTCGGCCATGATCAAGACCACGGATATGATCATCGCCATCGGCGCTTCAACCGGAGGCACCGAGGCGGTCAAGGAGGTGCTGCAAGTCCTGCCACCCAACACTCCTCCGGTCCTGATCACCCAGCACATGCCGGAGCGGTTCACCAAAACCTGGGCCGACCGGATGAACCAACTCTGCCGCATCTCCGTCAAGGAGGCCGAGGACGGAGACAGCGTCCTGCCGGGGCATGCGCTGATTGCTCCCGGCAATTACCACATGACGCTGGTCCGCAGCGGCGCGCGCTATTCGGTCCGCATCAACCAAAACGAACCGGTCAATCGCCATCGCCCCTCGGTCGACGTCATGTTCGACTCCGTCGCGCAATATGCCGGCGGCAACGCGGTGGGTGTGATCCTGACCGGAATGGGCGGAGACGGCGCCAAGGGACTGCTGCGGATGAAGGAAGCCGGCGCCTATACCATCGCCCAGGACGAGGCCTCATGTGTGGTGTTCGGGATGCCGAAAGAGGCCATTAAGCTCGGCGCCGCCGAGATCGTCCGGCCGCTCAACGAGATTGCGTCGACTATTTTGAACCATGTCACCCGTGCCTGATCGTTCACCTTTGCGCAGAGAGGAGCCATCATGAAAATTTCCCAGGAAACGAATAATAGGAAAGCGACCCTGAGACTCGAAGGAAACTTTACCTACACCCAGCGCAAAGCGTTTCAAGAGATGCTGAAGACTGTCTGCACCGATCAAGTGGAAGAAGTCGTGATCGACCTGTCCCAGGTGGCGTTTCTCGACAGCGCGGCATTGGGGTTGCTGATGATCAGCCACCGGCAATTGGAAGCCGAACGACGCAAGCTCTCGTTGGCCTATCCTCAGCCGACGGTTCGCCAGATTATCGAACTGGCGAATTTGCATAAGACGATCCCGATGATCGATGCCGGCGTGTCGACCCTGGCTAAGAAAAGCGCCTAAGATCGGGACTCAGCTCGGGGGAGGAGCCGTGTATGCAGATCACTGAACGCCGTATCGGGCAGTCCATCATTCTCGATCTGACGGGTGAACTCAGCTACGCCAATCGCACCACGTTCAAAGCGGCGGTGGAACGGAGTAAGCGAGCGGGCTGTCGGCATCTGATTTTGAACATGCAAGGGGTTCGCTTTCTGGACAGTTCGGCGCTCGGCACATTGGCGCTGCTGGCCCAGAGTTTTCCGGCCGCGCAAGGCATGGTCAGCCTGCTGAACCCCCAGAGCTATGTCAAAGAAATCATCACCCTGGCGAATCTCCACCAGATCCTGCCGGTTTATAATTCGGAACAGGATGCCCTTGCCGGGAGCCGTCTTCCGGCGGCCGGATAACACCGGGATCAGGAGCAGCAGACGTGGCTGAGTCAGCACATCGCATCGTGGATGAATCTCTTGCCGGGAAGGCCGCCAAGCCTGTGCCGGTCATCCTTCTCGTCGACGACGATGAGATTACCCGTATCAGTATGGCCGGCCGGCTGAAACGATTGGGCTACCGTGTCATCGAAGCCGGCGATGGAGTCGCCGGATTGGCCGCCATCCGCGCACAACGTCCCGATCTGGTGATTCTCGATTGGATGATGCCGGGTCTCGACGGCCCCAGCGTCTGCGAGGCGATCCGTGCGGACGGGGAGTTACGGTCCAGCCAGGTCGTCCTCATGACCGCGCACGACAAGCCCGAACAGATTGCGGAGGGGCTCTCGCGTGGCGCCGACGATTTTCTCAGCAAAGCGGCGAGCAAGCAGGAAGTTCTGGCACGGGTGCAGGCCAGCCTCCGATCCAGTGCGCTGGTCCGTGAAATCGAACGTACGCGCGACGATCTCGATCGCTCTCATCGGTTGCTCTCCGCGAAGCAAGCGGAATTGGAGAGCGAGCTGCAATCGGCCGCGGACTTTGTGCGTGCCCAGCTTCCTCTCCCCGGCATGCCGGCTCCCGGAATCAGCATGCAGTGGGCCTATCAACCGTCTCTCGCCTTGGGCGGCGACCTGTTCCAGGTCAGTGTCTGGGGTTCCGAAACGCTCGGTCTTTATATTCTGGATGCGTCGGGCCACGGGGTGTCCGCTGCCTTGCGTGCCGTGGCGCTGATGAGTTTCCTCCGCGAGGACAATCTCGCGAAAGTCGTCGGAAGTTTCGATCCGGGGGCCATCATCACGGAAGCGAACCATCGGTTTCCGCTCACCCAGGACGGGGAATATTTCACCCTGTGGGTCGGGCGTCTGCATCTTCCGTCGCGCACCCTCTCGTATGCAGCAGCGGGACACTCCGGCGCTTTTCTCCATTCCCTCCAAGGGGACTCGCAATGGTTGTCTTCGGCGAGCCTGCCGCTCGGGTTCGACCCGGCGATCTCGTTCGACAGTGCGACCGCACAATTGCGGCCTCGGGATCGTCTGTATCTCCTGAGTGATGGGATCTATGAAGCTCCGTCGCCGGCCGGGGAGTTGTGGGGGAGGGATCGTTTGCAGGCCACACTGGAAAGCCACCGGGCGCACACATTGGCGCACAGCATCGGTGATACCATGACCACGGCCCGACAATGGCTAGAGGGCGACATTTTCCCCGACGATGTGGCGCTCCTCGGCGTCGAACTGCTCGACAGCACGGCTTCGGCAAAGGAGAAGTCATAATGGACGCTCACCCCGTCATGGACCTGGCAGCCGCCATGGAACGGTTCGACGGCGATCAGGACTTATTTCTGACCCTGGCCGAGATGTTTCTTGAGCGTTCGCCGGCCGCACTCGCGGCAATCCAAACCGCCCTCGCAGACAAGAATCTTCCGATGCTGGCCAAGGAAGCGCACAAATTAAAAGGTTCGGCGATGGAGTTCTGCGCTCGCCCGACGGTAGCCGCGGCAGCGCAGCTTGAGGAATCAGCCAGGCAGTCGGCCGTGAGCGAGATGGCGGCGATCGGAGAACAGGTCCATGCCGAAGTGCAGCGGCTGACGGCCGCCCTGCAGATCATCATCGAGAAGGGATTTCCGGCGTGACACGTCCCGCCGCATCCAGAACGCTGTTGGTCGTGGAACCTTGTGCCGAGACGCTGGCCATGGTCCTGGAGCAGGCGAAGACTCGCGACCTCTCGACCATGACAGCCCCTGATCCGCATGTGGCTTTGGCCATGATGGACATGGCCTCGCCGGATCTGCTCATGACCGACCTGTTTCTCCCTGAGCCGAACGGACTGGGGCTGATCCGCGAAGCGCTTAAACGAAACGCGCGAACGGCGGTGATTGCGACCACCCAGGCGGGGAATGAACAGGCTGTTCTGGATGCCGTTCGAGCCGGCGCGGGAGATTGTCTGTACAAACCGGCCCGGGCAGAAGAACTCGGCGTGGCGTTGGATCGGGCGCTCCGGAGAATTCCTCACACCATCGATGATGTGCCGGGCATCGAGCAGTTGGAGTATCGCCTGGTCATCGGAACCGATCCCGGCGACGTTGAATCCTGTGTGACCTGGCTGATGGAGAGTACGGCCATGGAACTGCCCGAAACCCAACGGCTGCACCTTCGCACAACCTTGATCGAGCTGATCGTCAATGCGGTGGAACACGGCAGCCTGGAAATCTACTATCGGGAAAAACATGAGGCGTTGAGTACCGACCGGTTTGATGCCCTGATCGATGAACGGCGCCGCAACCCGCGCTTCGCCCAACGGCGCGTCATCGTCCGGGCGCTGTATGATAAGTTCCACCGTCGCATGCGGTATGCCATCACGGATGAAGGAAACGGCTTCACCTGGAACCGCTTCCTGACGCGATCGGATCAACCCTGCGACAATCGCGACGCAAACGGCCGCGGCGTATTCCTCGCCAAGGCGTTCTTTCCCGATCTCACCTACAACGAGCGCGGAACCGAGGTCACGTTTTCTGTGCCGCTGCCGTAGGGCGCTCAGTCGCCGGCAGTCCGGCTTGACGTGCACCGTAACCACGGTTTATCTTCCCGTCGTCCATCTCATTTTCCTGTGACACGCTCACTTGTGAGGCACCCATGACTCGTTGCATGCGCCTGACGCTCTCCCTCGTATTCCTCTCCCTGTCAGCTGGGTGCAGTACCAGCGAATGGGTGCATCCGAACCGACCGAAGGATCAATTCACCCAGGATTACAACAAGTGTCAAGCCGACACGCTGCGCGATCCCAAACTCCAACAGGGGATCCAATTGCTCATCATTCAGGCCACCGAGCGCTGCGTCCAGAAACAGGGATGGCGCTTGGTCGAAAAAGAGTAGCCGCCCGCGCCTGTATCGTTTCCGAGCCGATCGAGCCCACTCCGGAATGATTCGCTCCACATGCCTGTTCGCCCGGCTGAGCTTCAACGGGTGAACGGTTCGACTCGCAACACCGCACCCCGGTATCAATGCCCGCCCGCTCGTGAACAGAGCCGTTTTTGTTGACTGACGGGTCCGGCTCCGCTATGTACATGATGAGACGCCCCTCGCCATAACATTCCGTCGGTTTCACCATGTGCTTCCCGGATCAGCCGGGGCCGTGCACCGGTATCGGGCCGTCGTTCAACTCATCGTCGCTTGAGCATGTACGCATTGAACCTCATGGCCCTGCCTCGCCGGCGAGGGCTGAATCGCAGCCGGCCCAAACCCAGACAGGATTAGACTTATGAAACGTATCGATCTCATCGCCGGCGCCCGGCCGAATTTCATGAAAATTGCGCCGATTATCGACGCTTTGAATGCCGCTCGCTCGAACGGCAGCGACCTGCGCTTCCGCCTCATCCATACGGGACAACACTACGATCGAGCCATGTCGGGAAGCTTTTTCGAAGAGCTCGGTATACCGGATCCGGACATCAATCTGGAGGTGGGGTCGGGGACGCAGGCTGAGCAAACGGCCGGTATTATGGTGAACTACGAGCGGGTCCTGACGAAAGAGAAGAGCGACCTCTGCCTGGTCGTCGGGGACGTCACCTCAACCATGGCCTGTTCGATCGTGGCGCGCAAGATGGGCATTCCCGTGGCCCATGTGGAAGGCGGCATCCGCTCGAACGACTGGACCATGCCGGAGGAGATCAACCGAGTCGTGACGGATTCCATTACCAATTGGTTCTTCACCACCAGCGACACCGCCAACGAAAATCTGCGCCGGGCCGGTGTCACGGATGACCGGATCTTCTTCGTCGGCAACACCATGATCGACACGTTATTGAAGCAACTCCCGCGTTTGCGTCCACCGGCCTGTTGGAGTTCCCTCGCGCTGGAACCGAACCGCTACTTCGTTGTGACCCTGCACCGTCCAGCGAATGTGGACGGCGAGCAGCAACTGCTCGGACTGTTGAAGGCGATTGCAGACGGCACCCACGGGTTGCCGGTAGTCTTTCCGGTGCACCCGCGTACCGCCAAGAATTTGCGCGAAGCCGGCAAGATGCTTCCTTCCATGCACTATGTCGATCCGTTGGGCTACCTCGAATTCAACTATCTCGTGAAACACGCCCGCGGGGTGATTACCGATTCAGGCGGCATCACTGAAGAAACGACCGTGCTCGGAGTGCCCTGTCTGACCTTGCGCGATAACACCGAACGGCCGGAGACCGTGACGATCGGGACCAACGAGTTGATCGGAACCGATCCGCGCAAACTCCCTCCCGCCCTTGCGCGCTTGATGGCCGGGCAATGGAAGAAGGGCGCCATTCCGCCGAAATGGGACGGGAAAGCGGCGGAGCGAATCGTGGCACAGTTAGAAACGCTGCTACTCTCATCATGAGTGCATTCCAAGCCTACGAACAGACGAAGACCTTGCGACACTCCACTCATTACGGTAAAGTAATGAAACCCGTTTTATGTAAGGAGCAAGGATGTCCACGTCGACGTTGACCAGCAAAGGCCAGACCACCATACCGAAAGACGTCCGTGAACGGCTCAATCTCCATCCGGGGGATCGTCTAGAATTTGTCATCGACGAGGACGGACGGGTGGTTGTGCTTCCCGCGAGTGTCGATGCCTCGGAGCTTGCCGGCATGCTCAAGCGGCCGGCAAAGCCGGTCACTGTCGAGGAGATGAATCAAGTGATTCGCAAGCGGGGGGGGCGGCGATGATCGGGATCGATACGAATGTGCTCGTCAGGCACTTGGTACAAGACGACCCCCGCCAGTCACACGCAGCCACACAGGTCATCACGAAGCAATGTACGCGAAATAACCCCGGATTTATCAACCGCATCGTCCTCTGCGAGCTAGTCTGGGTCTTGGAGAGCGCCTACGGATATTCGAAAGATACGATCGTGAATGTCCTGGATCGTCTGCTGCGAACGAGCCAACTCAGAGTGGAGGATGCACAGACAGCATGGACAGCCTATCGCCTGTATCAAAAAGGGAAGGCGGATTTTGCGGATTGCCTCCTGGGATCAACGAACCGGCTGGGGGGCTGTGAGTCGACCGTCACCTTTGATCGAGCCGCCGGCAGGCTCGAAGGATTCCAGTTGCTGTAGTGGTCCTGCCGATCTTGTGCGATGACACCGAATGGCTGGAGACCGTCACGATCGGGACCAACGAACTCATCAGCACCCACCAGGGCAAATAACCTATAGTCCCTGCCGCGAGTGATGATCGGGCACCAGAGCGGATCATCGAGACA contains:
- a CDS encoding PAS domain S-box protein — translated: MGLNVELLESSFKLVAPKGEALVTRFYERLFKKYPAVKPLFKKTSIKEQKKKLLASLVLVIQNLRHPDKLTPVLQDMGARHVGYGAKPAHYDAVGENLLAVLGECAGPAWTPQVKQAWTDAYGAIKTIMLAGAERAHSTQGDKTMSKAKQKKGAAAGTEMMGFYLGALDQSQNNILLCDRNLVITYANATAQKTLVALEAEIKKVLPKFNASAVIGVCIDDFHVDPSKQRRILSNPANMPHKADIQIGPLTLSLLVTAIMSPTGEYLGNALEWADVTEKRKMEQQSAAIAKSQAIIEFNLDGTIVTANDNFLNCLGYTLEEIKGQHHRMFCDPVYVNGSEYTALWAKLNRGEFDSGVYRRIGKGGKEIWIQAVYNPILNAAGKPQKVVKFATEITEQKNKAAEFEGKLAAVSKAQAVIEFNLDGTIVTANDNFLGCLGYSLDEIKGKHHRMFAEPGYAASGEYQAFWAKLNRGEFDAGVYKRIGKGGKEIWIQASYNPIFDASGKPYKVVKFATDITAQKQSQAEMEKLVAEAQAVLGRLASNDLTQEMTNTYRGDLDKVKTSINAVVQNLSQTITTVREAVQAVSAGAEQITKGNEDLSQRTSEQASALEETSASMEEMTSTVKQNADNAKQANQLAIAARDIADKGGSVTVRAVEAMGEINKSSKKIADIITVIDEIAFQTNLLALNAAVEAARAGEHGRGFAVVAAEVRNLAQRSATAAKEIKGLINESIQRVNDGSELVNQSGKTLEEIVSSVKRVTDIIAEITAASQEQAQGIDQVNKAIMQMDETTQQNAALVEETTSASQSMKDQAKELMTQIEVFVVNSAGTQAPARHTGSSVKTPVKSGAAAPKPALKKPGFSSKPGDAKEPAGVGAGNGHDRRKKDDDFEEF
- a CDS encoding DUF420 domain-containing protein; its protein translation is MDLKTILWYLVLSSLTVAYLVVLAGVRAAKSHDVSHHSHRMIVGCTIVGIWLVAYVLKQAIFGRESFKGPDSAYWSVYVPVFVTHMLLAVTTIGLGAYNLYMGLHRLRYGSVGAMVAGMTTHRRMGNALVWTFSGTMVTAYLVYLMLFVWYRS
- a CDS encoding protein-glutamate O-methyltransferase — its product is MDYAITKQEYERIRTLLYDESGISLGDSKQSLVVSRLTKRLRDLQMEDFSSYYEYVTRDESGEEFTRMLDLLSTNKTDFFREPKHFHFLRERILPTLEQEKRIRIWSSACSTGEEPYTIAMTLHEAVKNPALWNFQILASDISTRVLAHAAKGLYAEERVREVPEEIVKRHFLQGRGDSAGLVKVKPHLSAIIKFRRMNLMDDRFPIKAPLDLIFCRNVMIYFDRPTQERLVNKFYHHLKPGGYLFIGHSESLQWVSHPFKTIAPTIYWKEA
- a CDS encoding chemoreceptor glutamine deamidase CheD, with product MNDNRFPTEVACILPGEFFVSREPMVVYTVLGSCISACVRDPIAGVGGMNHFMLPAPKEHQSGDAWGGESTRYGSFAMEQLINEILKRGGMKHRLEVKLFGAGRIYDGNIDVGARNTEWVLQYLKTEGYTLAKSDLGDVFPRKVYYFTDSGRVLMKKLERVKNRTIVDRETEYQHRIEVEPIAQESNVTLF
- a CDS encoding chemotaxis response regulator protein-glutamate methylesterase, with the protein product MAKIRVLTIDDSALMRQVLAELLSKDPAIEVIGSAPDPYVAREKIKALNPDVLTLDVEMPKMDGLTFLEKLMRGRPMPVIMVSSLTEAGCQTTLRALELGAVDFITKPKIDLREGMDNLADDLIAKVKGAATACIRRGAPVSGPDGARPAVLSSAMIKTTDMIIAIGASTGGTEAVKEVLQVLPPNTPPVLITQHMPERFTKTWADRMNQLCRISVKEAEDGDSVLPGHALIAPGNYHMTLVRSGARYSVRINQNEPVNRHRPSVDVMFDSVAQYAGGNAVGVILTGMGGDGAKGLLRMKEAGAYTIAQDEASCVVFGMPKEAIKLGAAEIVRPLNEIASTILNHVTRA
- a CDS encoding STAS domain-containing protein yields the protein MKISQETNNRKATLRLEGNFTYTQRKAFQEMLKTVCTDQVEEVVIDLSQVAFLDSAALGLLMISHRQLEAERRKLSLAYPQPTVRQIIELANLHKTIPMIDAGVSTLAKKSA
- a CDS encoding STAS domain-containing protein codes for the protein MQITERRIGQSIILDLTGELSYANRTTFKAAVERSKRAGCRHLILNMQGVRFLDSSALGTLALLAQSFPAAQGMVSLLNPQSYVKEIITLANLHQILPVYNSEQDALAGSRLPAAG
- a CDS encoding SpoIIE family protein phosphatase, coding for MAESAHRIVDESLAGKAAKPVPVILLVDDDEITRISMAGRLKRLGYRVIEAGDGVAGLAAIRAQRPDLVILDWMMPGLDGPSVCEAIRADGELRSSQVVLMTAHDKPEQIAEGLSRGADDFLSKAASKQEVLARVQASLRSSALVREIERTRDDLDRSHRLLSAKQAELESELQSAADFVRAQLPLPGMPAPGISMQWAYQPSLALGGDLFQVSVWGSETLGLYILDASGHGVSAALRAVALMSFLREDNLAKVVGSFDPGAIITEANHRFPLTQDGEYFTLWVGRLHLPSRTLSYAAAGHSGAFLHSLQGDSQWLSSASLPLGFDPAISFDSATAQLRPRDRLYLLSDGIYEAPSPAGELWGRDRLQATLESHRAHTLAHSIGDTMTTARQWLEGDIFPDDVALLGVELLDSTASAKEKS
- a CDS encoding Hpt domain-containing protein, coding for MDAHPVMDLAAAMERFDGDQDLFLTLAEMFLERSPAALAAIQTALADKNLPMLAKEAHKLKGSAMEFCARPTVAAAAQLEESARQSAVSEMAAIGEQVHAEVQRLTAALQIIIEKGFPA
- a CDS encoding response regulator produces the protein MTRPAASRTLLVVEPCAETLAMVLEQAKTRDLSTMTAPDPHVALAMMDMASPDLLMTDLFLPEPNGLGLIREALKRNARTAVIATTQAGNEQAVLDAVRAGAGDCLYKPARAEELGVALDRALRRIPHTIDDVPGIEQLEYRLVIGTDPGDVESCVTWLMESTAMELPETQRLHLRTTLIELIVNAVEHGSLEIYYREKHEALSTDRFDALIDERRRNPRFAQRRVIVRALYDKFHRRMRYAITDEGNGFTWNRFLTRSDQPCDNRDANGRGVFLAKAFFPDLTYNERGTEVTFSVPLP
- the wecB gene encoding UDP-N-acetylglucosamine 2-epimerase (non-hydrolyzing); translation: MKRIDLIAGARPNFMKIAPIIDALNAARSNGSDLRFRLIHTGQHYDRAMSGSFFEELGIPDPDINLEVGSGTQAEQTAGIMVNYERVLTKEKSDLCLVVGDVTSTMACSIVARKMGIPVAHVEGGIRSNDWTMPEEINRVVTDSITNWFFTTSDTANENLRRAGVTDDRIFFVGNTMIDTLLKQLPRLRPPACWSSLALEPNRYFVVTLHRPANVDGEQQLLGLLKAIADGTHGLPVVFPVHPRTAKNLREAGKMLPSMHYVDPLGYLEFNYLVKHARGVITDSGGITEETTVLGVPCLTLRDNTERPETVTIGTNELIGTDPRKLPPALARLMAGQWKKGAIPPKWDGKAAERIVAQLETLLLSS
- a CDS encoding type II toxin-antitoxin system PrlF family antitoxin, whose protein sequence is MSTSTLTSKGQTTIPKDVRERLNLHPGDRLEFVIDEDGRVVVLPASVDASELAGMLKRPAKPVTVEEMNQVIRKRGGRR
- a CDS encoding type II toxin-antitoxin system VapC family toxin; protein product: MIGIDTNVLVRHLVQDDPRQSHAATQVITKQCTRNNPGFINRIVLCELVWVLESAYGYSKDTIVNVLDRLLRTSQLRVEDAQTAWTAYRLYQKGKADFADCLLGSTNRLGGCESTVTFDRAAGRLEGFQLL